A single Hippocampus zosterae strain Florida chromosome 17, ASM2543408v3, whole genome shotgun sequence DNA region contains:
- the grid2ipa gene encoding delphilin isoform X3: MGRERSLARHFRIFIPKKHRERFDEVVSQSLMSRLKGRSFSDPTRSHLRRSRSEDHPEHLVVSTRASSVPRTHAEENCAPPPRGMRKTTSLVAGHSSTSTTNCRTVRVCRGNMSFGFTLRGHAPVWIDSVIPGGAADKAGLKPGDRILFLNGLDMRTSSHEKVVSMLQGSGAMPTLVVEDGPPSFAMSEQDPAGGGNPVERARSPVLSSLQWVAEILPPSIRVHGRTFGQQLEHLLTVQEKYTICKALENFFQHRNVDTLIVDVFPVLDTPAKQVIWQFVYQLLTYEEQEHCQNKISRFLGFKAPVTPPPPPPPPPPEAEVAPEPHRRSSSMRVTGTTYRSSVRGRSSDDLLIGTHLSMGFRADSLLEAGMRLAPGERQSGDGTSLPETPNNLTNLSAVYAELENMYAAKRSKSLKTRPPPTPETFVDLDPPTRTGSRKALPSAITWPEPLPSPPTSQFYPSGPTSQNSGESNPYVSLDSPPPSPPELIDFPSSPPPHRSSKRRYTFSKPPRSDDTDRFLDALSEQLGQRVAIVDDFLTPENDYEEEVVQIAFPDDDDEDGEEEDNDEDLGVDEEENGGFVGPELSSPSDIQSSSGDDNVSSLTYSSSSDHIPPPPMTPPPPPPVQFNDTPAPPAAPAPSQPAPHQQQQQQQPSYTPEHSPRAYVSIRRKSGPPPPPPPRNNPPPKRHSLHKVLPSKEELQVQAAIQELKAYQEQQSCEEQQAYRERQAYEELKAFEKQQAFQERHAYQEQIFKERQAYEEQKALEELKAFEEQILQEQQAFQEQKAFEDQVMKRIYQSHQSMPAQPTQHNIHSPLPLQQLHQSLPPLPAPESANHHSRHPLYMMRQAPQHQAHPGHLHRRLSRSAPPPHHPPPLPTANPSQQYPEGVCQSHQSLRTQPHHSSAEMLHQLQQAQIHPPPAEMLQQMQQPSSHYSSAEIFHHQPKIHHSPTELLHQAHQRMQRQPHHSSTELLHQAHQMHRGQPHHVSNEPPHQIHQTQPHHSSMELLHQSHLMHQGKPHHHSSTELLHQVQKEPSPQPLQMNRESHSHQSQRSLKSHHQTQGSPQGQTVHQTHQPQPVKPHPQRPHSIQQTHQHSSSPHIHHIHHMTPQPLPQDYQHQIHVIHPPQQPHRSHQSLSTFQPLQPTLSTFQPLPQHSQTQSAPQTTRPHSQPSHHLMQSQHQLQSQSQVKQAQSQTQPQSLPHSLSDPTEHLEPHPPPPPPLPPPCSPPPLPRPTLSRMDSHHMSVKRLRWEQVENSEGTIWGQLGANSDHEKLHDMVKYLDLEMHFGTQKGSLLAPLPLPQLETFKKKDVIEILSHKKAYNASILIAHLKLSPGELRQVLMSMSSDRLEPSHIKQLLLYAPDAEEVKKYQEYKGDPSKLSEQDQFVLQMLSVPEYKSRLESLLFKCSLQEKTEELRGAYECISRASSELRSSKKLAKILEFVLAMGNYLNNSQPKTNKTTGFKINFLTELSTTKTVDGKSTFLHILVKSLCHHFPDVLDFSKDLTMVPLAAKVNQRTITSDVNDLHGTIQNIRSACQKMPATAEDRFATVMSTFLENSHPAVQSLESLQQSSLEEFSRTASYFGEDGKSTNTEAFFGIFAEFINKFEWVLSDQQAAENPKSPRSPRMASPLAW; encoded by the exons ATGGGAAGAGAACGCAGTCTTGCCAGACATTTTCG GATCTTCATTCCCAAGAAGCACCGGGAGCGTTTCGACGAGGTGGTTTCCCAGAGCTTGATGAGCCGTCTCAAGGGGCGGAGCTTCAGCGACCCGACCCGGAGCCACCTGCGCCGCAGCCGCAGCGAAGATCACCCCGAACACTTAGTGGTCTCCACGCGCGCCAGTTCTGTGCCACGCACACACGCGGAGGAAAACTGCGCTCCCCCGCCCCGCGGCATGCGCAAGACCACGTCTCTGGTAGCTGGACACTCCAGCACCTCCACAACCAACTGCAG gaCTGTGAGAGTGTGCAGAGGCAACATGAGCTTTGGCTTCACTCTCAGGGGTCACGCGCCTGTGTGGATCGACTCGGTCATCCCCG GGGGCGCAGCAGACAAGGCGGGTCTAAAACCAGGAGACCGCATCCTGTTTCTCAACGGACTTGATATGAG GACCTCTTCCCACGAGAAGGTGGTGTCCATGCTGCAGGGAAGCGGTGCCATGCCCACGCTGGTAGTGGAGGATGGCCCGCCCTCGTTCGCCATGTCGGAGCAGGATCCGGCGGGGGGCGGCAATCCCGTGGAGCGCGCTCGCTCCCCCGTGCTCAGCTCCCTGCAGTGGGTGGCCGAGATCTTGCCACCCAGTATCCGAGTCCACGGCCGCACCTTCGGCCAGCAGCTGGAGCACCTGCTGACCGTCCAGGAGAAGTACACCATCTGCAAGGCTCTGGAGAACTTCTTCCAGCACAG GAATGTTGACACACTGATCGTGGACGTGTTCCCGGTGCTGGATACACCAGCCAAGCAGGTCATCTGGCAATTTGTTTACCAGTTGCTGACGTATGAAGAACAAGAACACTGCCAGAACAAAATCTCGCGCTTTCTTGGATTCAAGGCACCAG ttacaccaccaccaccacctcctcctcctcctccagaggCCGAGGTTGCCCCTGAGCCCCATCGCCGCAGCAGCTCCATGAGGGTGACGGGCACCACGTACAGGAGCAGTGTGAGGGGGCGGAGCTCTGATGACCTGCTCATTGGCACACACTTGAGCATGG GCTTCCGTGCAGACTCGCTACTGGAGGCAGGAATGAGGTTGGCTCCAGGAGAAAGACAGTCAGGGGATGGAACCTCTCTCCCAGAGACTCCCAACAACCTCACAAAT CTATCAGCCGTGTACGCCGAACTGGAGAACATGTACGCGGCCAAGAGATCCAAATCCCTGAAGACACGCCCTCCTCCCACCCCCGAGACTTTTGTGGATCTGGACCCTCCCACCCGCACAG GTAGTCGTAAAGCCCTCCCGTCTGCGATAACCTGGCCAGAGCCTCTTCCGAGCCCCCCCACTTCCCAATTCTACCCCTCAGGCCCGACGAGCCAGAACAGCGGGGAGTCCAACCCCTACGTTAGCCTGGAcagcccgccgccctcgccgccggagCTCATCGACTTTCCCTCGAGTCCGCCGCCGCACCGAAGCAGCAAACGCCGCTATACTTTCTCAAAGCCACCGCGGTCTGACGACACCGACCGCTTTCTGGACGCGTTGAGTGAGCAGCTGGGCCAGCGAGTGGCAATCGTTGATGATTTTCTCACTCCCGAAAACGACTATGAAGAG GAGGTTGTACAGATAGCGTTcccggatgatgatgatgaggatggggAGGAGGAAGATAACGATGAAGACTTGGGAGTGGACGAAGAAGAAAACGGCGGATTTGTGGGTCCCGAGCTGAGCAGTCCCAGCGACATCCAAAGCAGCAGCGGGGACGATAATGTGTCCTCCCTCACTTATTCCTCCTCTTCTGACCACATCCCTCCGCCCCCCATGACGCCTCCTCCACCTCCGCCCGTTCAGTTCAACGACACGCCGGCTCCTCCGGCTGCACCTGCGCCGTCTCAACCTGCACCACaccaacaacagcaacagcagcagccgaGTTACACCCCTGAACACTCACCAAGAGCTTACGTGTCCATCCGTCGGAAATCCGGCccgcctcccccacccccgccccgcaATAACCCGCCACCAAAACGACACTCCTTGCACAAAGTGCTGCCCTCAAAAGAGGAGCTGCAGGTCCAGGCTGCCATACAAGAGCTAAAGGCCTATCAAGAGCAGCAGTCGTGCGAGGAGCAACAAGCGTATCGAGAGAGGCAAGCGTATGAAGAGCTGAAGGCCTTTGAGAAACAACAGGCCTTTCAGGAGCGCCATGCGTATCAGGAGCAAATCTTCAAGGAGAGACAAGCCTATGAGGAGCAGAAGGCGTTGGAAGAACTGAAAGCATTTGAGGAGCAAATATTGCAGGAGCAACAAGCCTTCCAGGAGCAAAAAGCTTTCGAGGACCAAGTCATGAAACGCATCTACCAGAGCCACCAATCAATGCCTGCCCAGCCCACCCAGCACAACATCCACTCGCCATTACCACTCCAGCAACTACACCAGTCTTTACCTCCGCTACCTGCACCAGAATCCGCCAACCATCACTCTCGACATCCTCTTTATATGATGCGGCAAGCGCCGCAGCACCAGGCCCACCCGGGGCACCTCCACCGACGCCTGTCCCGGTCAGCCCCGCCTCCTCATCATCCACCTCCTCTACCAACGGCCAACCCGAGTCAGCAATATCCCGAGGGTGTTTGCCAAAGCCACCAAAGCCTCAGGACCCAGCCCCACCACTCCTCAGCCGAGATGCTCCACCAGTTGCAACAAGCGCAGATCCACCCGCCGCCGGCGGAGATGTTGCAGCAAATGCAACAACCCAGCAGCCACTACTCGTCTGCGGAAATCTTCCACCACCAGCCCAAGATCCATCACTCCCCGACGGAACTCCTCCATCAAGCTCACCAGAGGATGCAGAGGCAGCCTCACCACTCCTCCACGGAACTTCTCCATCAAGCCCACCAAATGCACCGGGGGCAGCCCCACCACGTGTCCAACGAGCCGCCCCACCAGATACACCAAACCCAACCCCACCATTCCTCCATGGAGCTACTCCACCAGTCCCATCTGATGCACCAAGGCAAGCCCCATCATCACTCCTCCACGGAGCTCCTGCATCAAGTCCAGAAAGAGCCTTCCCCCCAACCGCTTCAGATGAACCGGGAGAGCCACTCGCATCAGAGCCAACGGAGTCTTAAAAGCCACCATCAGACCCAAGGATCACCACAAGGCCAGACGGTCCACCAAACGCATCAGCCCCAGCCCGTCAAGCCACACCCCCAGAGGCCCCATTCAATTCAGCAGACTCACCAGCACTCCAGCAGCCCTCACATCCACCACATCCACCACATGACCCCGCAACCTCTGCCGCAGGACTACCAGCACCAGATTCACGTAATCCATCCACCCCAGCAACCCCACAGGTCCCACCAATCCCTATCGACATTCCAGCCACTCCAGCCCACACTCTCCACGTTTCAGCCCCTCCCCCAGCATAGCCAAACCCAGTCGGCTCCCCAAACGACCCGTCCTCATTCCCAACCGTCCCACCACCTGATGCAGTCCCAACACCAGCTCCAAAGCCAGTCCCAGGTCAAACAGGCGCAGAGCCAAACTCAACCCCAGTCGCTCCCCCACTCTCTATCTGACCCCACCGAGCACCTGGAGCCTCAcccaccaccgccacccccTCTGCCTCCGCCGTGTTCCCCTCCACCCTTACCCAGGCCTACCCTCTCCAGAATGGACTCCCATCACATGAGTGTCAAGAGGCTGCGCTGGGAGCAGGTGGAGAACTCTGAAGGCACCATCTGGGGCCAG TTGGGTGCAAATTCTGACCATGAGAAACTACATGACATGGTGAAGTATTTGGACCTGGAGATGCACTTTGGAACACAGAAAGGTTCTC TGCTTGCACCACTGCCGCTACCACAACTGGAAACATTTAAGAAAAAAGATGTCATTGAAATTCTGTCCCACAAGAAGGCCTACAATGCAT CCATCCTGATAGCCCACCTAAAGCTGTCCCCGGGAGAGCTGCGTCAGGTACTGATGAGCATGAGCTCCGACAGGCTGGAGCCGTCGCACATTAAGCAGCTGCTGCTATACGCCCCCGACGCGGAGGAGGTAAAAAAGTATCAAGAGTACAAGGGAGACCCCAGCAAACTCAGCGAACAGGACCAGTTTGTACTGCAG atgctGTCAGTGCCTGAGTACAAGAGCCGTCTGGAGAGCCTCCTCTTCAAGTGCTCGCTGCAGGAGAAGACGGAAGAGCTGAGGGGAGCCTACGAATGCATTAGCAGGGCCTCCTCGGAGCTGAGGAGCAGCAAGAAGCTTGCAAAGATTTTAGAG TTTGTGTTGGCCATGGGGAACTACCTGAATAACAGCCAGCCTAAAACCAACAAGACAACTGGCTTCAAGATCAATTTCCTGACCGAG CTGAGCACAACGAAGACGGTGGATGGGAAGTCGACATTCCTGCACATTCTGGTCAAGTCGTTGTGTCATCACTTTCCCGATGTGCTAGATTTTTCCAAAGATCTCACCATGGTTCCTCTTGCAGCCAAAG TCAACCAAAGGACTATCACATCCGACGTGAATGACCTCCACGGAACCATCCAGAACATCCGCTCGGCCTGTCAGAAAATGCCCGCGACCGCTGAGGACCGCTTCGCCACTGTCATGAGC ACCTTTCTGGAAAACAGCCATCCGGCCGTGCAGTCTCTGGAGTCTCTCCAGCAGAGCTCTCTGGAGGAGTTTTCTCGCACGGCCTCCTACTTCGGGGAAGACGGCAAAAGCACAAACACGGAGGCCTTCTTTGGCATTTTTGCTGAATTCATCAACAAGTTTGAG TGGGTTCTCAGTGATCAGCAGGCAGCCGAGAACCCGAAGAGCCCGAGAAGTCCTCGAATGGCCTCCCCGCTTGCCTGGTAG
- the grid2ipa gene encoding delphilin isoform X5, giving the protein MGRERSLARHFRIFIPKKHRERFDEVVSQSLMSRLKGRSFSDPTRSHLRRSRSEDHPEHLVVSTRASSVPRTHAEENCAPPPRGMRKTTSLVAGHSSTSTTNCRTVRVCRGNMSFGFTLRGHAPVWIDSVIPGGAADKAGLKPGDRILFLNGLDMRTSSHEKVVSMLQGSGAMPTLVVEDGPPSFAMSEQDPAGGGNPVERARSPVLSSLQWVAEILPPSIRVHGRTFGQQLEHLLTVQEKYTICKALENFFQHRNVDTLIVDVFPVLDTPAKQVIWQFVYQLLTYEEQEHCQNKISRFLGFKAPVTPPPPPPPPPPEAEVAPEPHRRSSSMRVTGTTYRSSVRGRSSDDLLIGTHLSMGFRADSLLEAGMRLAPGERQSGDGTSLPETPNNLTNLSAVYAELENMYAAKRSKSLKTRPPPTPETFVDLDPPTRTGSRKALPSAITWPEPLPSPPTSQFYPSGPTSQNSGESNPYVSLDSPPPSPPELIDFPSSPPPHRSSKRRYTFSKPPRSDDTDRFLDALSEQLGQRVAIVDDFLTPENDYEEEVVQIAFPDDDDEDGEEEDNDEDLGVDEEENGGFVGPELSSPSDIQSSSGDDNVSSLTYSSSSDHIPPPPMTPPPPPPVQFNDTPAPPAAPAPSQPAPHQQQQQQQPSYTPEHSPRAYVSIRRKSGPPPPPPPRNNPPPKRHSLHKVLPSKEELQVQAAIQELKAYQEQQSCEEQQAYRERQAYEELKAFEKQQAFQERHAYQEQIFKERQAYEEQKALEELKAFEEQILQEQQAFQEQKAFEDQVMKRIYQSHQSMPAQPTQHNIHSPLPLQQLHQSLPPLPAPESANHHSRHPLYMMRQAPQHQAHPGHLHRRLSRSAPPPHHPPPLPTANPSQQYPEGVCQSHQSLRTQPHHSSAEMLHQLQQAQIHPPPAEMLQQMQQPSSHYSSAEIFHHQPKIHHSPTELLHQAHQRMQRQPHHSSTELLHQAHQMHRGQPHHVSNEPPHQIHQTQPHHSSMELLHQSHLMHQGKPHHHSSTELLHQVQKEPSPQPLQMNRESHSHQSQRSLKSHHQTQGSPQGQTVHQTHQPQPVKPHPQRPHSIQQTHQHSSSPHIHHIHHMTPQPLPQDYQHQIHVIHPPQQPHRSHQSLSTFQPLQPTLSTFQPLPQHSQTQSAPQTTRPHSQPSHHLMQSQHQLQSQSQVKQAQSQTQPQSLPHSLSDPTEHLEPHPPPPPPLPPPCSPPPLPRPTLSRMDSHHMSVKRLRWEQVENSEGTIWGQLGANSDHEKLHDMVKYLDLEMHFGTQKVLAPLPLPQLETFKKKDVIEILSHKKAYNASILIAHLKLSPGELRQVLMSMSSDRLEPSHIKQLLLYAPDAEEVKKYQEYKGDPSKLSEQDQFVLQMLSVPEYKSRLESLLFKCSLQEKTEELRGAYECISRASSELRSSKKLAKILEFVLAMGNYLNNSQPKTNKTTGFKINFLTELSTTKTVDGKSTFLHILVKSLCHHFPDVLDFSKDLTMVPLAAKVNQRTITSDVNDLHGTIQNIRSACQKMPATAEDRFATVMSTFLENSHPAVQSLESLQQSSLEEFSRTASYFGEDGKSTNTEAFFGIFAEFINKFEWVLSDQQAAENPKSPRSPRMASPLAW; this is encoded by the exons ATGGGAAGAGAACGCAGTCTTGCCAGACATTTTCG GATCTTCATTCCCAAGAAGCACCGGGAGCGTTTCGACGAGGTGGTTTCCCAGAGCTTGATGAGCCGTCTCAAGGGGCGGAGCTTCAGCGACCCGACCCGGAGCCACCTGCGCCGCAGCCGCAGCGAAGATCACCCCGAACACTTAGTGGTCTCCACGCGCGCCAGTTCTGTGCCACGCACACACGCGGAGGAAAACTGCGCTCCCCCGCCCCGCGGCATGCGCAAGACCACGTCTCTGGTAGCTGGACACTCCAGCACCTCCACAACCAACTGCAG gaCTGTGAGAGTGTGCAGAGGCAACATGAGCTTTGGCTTCACTCTCAGGGGTCACGCGCCTGTGTGGATCGACTCGGTCATCCCCG GGGGCGCAGCAGACAAGGCGGGTCTAAAACCAGGAGACCGCATCCTGTTTCTCAACGGACTTGATATGAG GACCTCTTCCCACGAGAAGGTGGTGTCCATGCTGCAGGGAAGCGGTGCCATGCCCACGCTGGTAGTGGAGGATGGCCCGCCCTCGTTCGCCATGTCGGAGCAGGATCCGGCGGGGGGCGGCAATCCCGTGGAGCGCGCTCGCTCCCCCGTGCTCAGCTCCCTGCAGTGGGTGGCCGAGATCTTGCCACCCAGTATCCGAGTCCACGGCCGCACCTTCGGCCAGCAGCTGGAGCACCTGCTGACCGTCCAGGAGAAGTACACCATCTGCAAGGCTCTGGAGAACTTCTTCCAGCACAG GAATGTTGACACACTGATCGTGGACGTGTTCCCGGTGCTGGATACACCAGCCAAGCAGGTCATCTGGCAATTTGTTTACCAGTTGCTGACGTATGAAGAACAAGAACACTGCCAGAACAAAATCTCGCGCTTTCTTGGATTCAAGGCACCAG ttacaccaccaccaccacctcctcctcctcctccagaggCCGAGGTTGCCCCTGAGCCCCATCGCCGCAGCAGCTCCATGAGGGTGACGGGCACCACGTACAGGAGCAGTGTGAGGGGGCGGAGCTCTGATGACCTGCTCATTGGCACACACTTGAGCATGG GCTTCCGTGCAGACTCGCTACTGGAGGCAGGAATGAGGTTGGCTCCAGGAGAAAGACAGTCAGGGGATGGAACCTCTCTCCCAGAGACTCCCAACAACCTCACAAAT CTATCAGCCGTGTACGCCGAACTGGAGAACATGTACGCGGCCAAGAGATCCAAATCCCTGAAGACACGCCCTCCTCCCACCCCCGAGACTTTTGTGGATCTGGACCCTCCCACCCGCACAG GTAGTCGTAAAGCCCTCCCGTCTGCGATAACCTGGCCAGAGCCTCTTCCGAGCCCCCCCACTTCCCAATTCTACCCCTCAGGCCCGACGAGCCAGAACAGCGGGGAGTCCAACCCCTACGTTAGCCTGGAcagcccgccgccctcgccgccggagCTCATCGACTTTCCCTCGAGTCCGCCGCCGCACCGAAGCAGCAAACGCCGCTATACTTTCTCAAAGCCACCGCGGTCTGACGACACCGACCGCTTTCTGGACGCGTTGAGTGAGCAGCTGGGCCAGCGAGTGGCAATCGTTGATGATTTTCTCACTCCCGAAAACGACTATGAAGAG GAGGTTGTACAGATAGCGTTcccggatgatgatgatgaggatggggAGGAGGAAGATAACGATGAAGACTTGGGAGTGGACGAAGAAGAAAACGGCGGATTTGTGGGTCCCGAGCTGAGCAGTCCCAGCGACATCCAAAGCAGCAGCGGGGACGATAATGTGTCCTCCCTCACTTATTCCTCCTCTTCTGACCACATCCCTCCGCCCCCCATGACGCCTCCTCCACCTCCGCCCGTTCAGTTCAACGACACGCCGGCTCCTCCGGCTGCACCTGCGCCGTCTCAACCTGCACCACaccaacaacagcaacagcagcagccgaGTTACACCCCTGAACACTCACCAAGAGCTTACGTGTCCATCCGTCGGAAATCCGGCccgcctcccccacccccgccccgcaATAACCCGCCACCAAAACGACACTCCTTGCACAAAGTGCTGCCCTCAAAAGAGGAGCTGCAGGTCCAGGCTGCCATACAAGAGCTAAAGGCCTATCAAGAGCAGCAGTCGTGCGAGGAGCAACAAGCGTATCGAGAGAGGCAAGCGTATGAAGAGCTGAAGGCCTTTGAGAAACAACAGGCCTTTCAGGAGCGCCATGCGTATCAGGAGCAAATCTTCAAGGAGAGACAAGCCTATGAGGAGCAGAAGGCGTTGGAAGAACTGAAAGCATTTGAGGAGCAAATATTGCAGGAGCAACAAGCCTTCCAGGAGCAAAAAGCTTTCGAGGACCAAGTCATGAAACGCATCTACCAGAGCCACCAATCAATGCCTGCCCAGCCCACCCAGCACAACATCCACTCGCCATTACCACTCCAGCAACTACACCAGTCTTTACCTCCGCTACCTGCACCAGAATCCGCCAACCATCACTCTCGACATCCTCTTTATATGATGCGGCAAGCGCCGCAGCACCAGGCCCACCCGGGGCACCTCCACCGACGCCTGTCCCGGTCAGCCCCGCCTCCTCATCATCCACCTCCTCTACCAACGGCCAACCCGAGTCAGCAATATCCCGAGGGTGTTTGCCAAAGCCACCAAAGCCTCAGGACCCAGCCCCACCACTCCTCAGCCGAGATGCTCCACCAGTTGCAACAAGCGCAGATCCACCCGCCGCCGGCGGAGATGTTGCAGCAAATGCAACAACCCAGCAGCCACTACTCGTCTGCGGAAATCTTCCACCACCAGCCCAAGATCCATCACTCCCCGACGGAACTCCTCCATCAAGCTCACCAGAGGATGCAGAGGCAGCCTCACCACTCCTCCACGGAACTTCTCCATCAAGCCCACCAAATGCACCGGGGGCAGCCCCACCACGTGTCCAACGAGCCGCCCCACCAGATACACCAAACCCAACCCCACCATTCCTCCATGGAGCTACTCCACCAGTCCCATCTGATGCACCAAGGCAAGCCCCATCATCACTCCTCCACGGAGCTCCTGCATCAAGTCCAGAAAGAGCCTTCCCCCCAACCGCTTCAGATGAACCGGGAGAGCCACTCGCATCAGAGCCAACGGAGTCTTAAAAGCCACCATCAGACCCAAGGATCACCACAAGGCCAGACGGTCCACCAAACGCATCAGCCCCAGCCCGTCAAGCCACACCCCCAGAGGCCCCATTCAATTCAGCAGACTCACCAGCACTCCAGCAGCCCTCACATCCACCACATCCACCACATGACCCCGCAACCTCTGCCGCAGGACTACCAGCACCAGATTCACGTAATCCATCCACCCCAGCAACCCCACAGGTCCCACCAATCCCTATCGACATTCCAGCCACTCCAGCCCACACTCTCCACGTTTCAGCCCCTCCCCCAGCATAGCCAAACCCAGTCGGCTCCCCAAACGACCCGTCCTCATTCCCAACCGTCCCACCACCTGATGCAGTCCCAACACCAGCTCCAAAGCCAGTCCCAGGTCAAACAGGCGCAGAGCCAAACTCAACCCCAGTCGCTCCCCCACTCTCTATCTGACCCCACCGAGCACCTGGAGCCTCAcccaccaccgccacccccTCTGCCTCCGCCGTGTTCCCCTCCACCCTTACCCAGGCCTACCCTCTCCAGAATGGACTCCCATCACATGAGTGTCAAGAGGCTGCGCTGGGAGCAGGTGGAGAACTCTGAAGGCACCATCTGGGGCCAG TTGGGTGCAAATTCTGACCATGAGAAACTACATGACATGGTGAAGTATTTGGACCTGGAGATGCACTTTGGAACACAGAAAG TGCTTGCACCACTGCCGCTACCACAACTGGAAACATTTAAGAAAAAAGATGTCATTGAAATTCTGTCCCACAAGAAGGCCTACAATGCAT CCATCCTGATAGCCCACCTAAAGCTGTCCCCGGGAGAGCTGCGTCAGGTACTGATGAGCATGAGCTCCGACAGGCTGGAGCCGTCGCACATTAAGCAGCTGCTGCTATACGCCCCCGACGCGGAGGAGGTAAAAAAGTATCAAGAGTACAAGGGAGACCCCAGCAAACTCAGCGAACAGGACCAGTTTGTACTGCAG atgctGTCAGTGCCTGAGTACAAGAGCCGTCTGGAGAGCCTCCTCTTCAAGTGCTCGCTGCAGGAGAAGACGGAAGAGCTGAGGGGAGCCTACGAATGCATTAGCAGGGCCTCCTCGGAGCTGAGGAGCAGCAAGAAGCTTGCAAAGATTTTAGAG TTTGTGTTGGCCATGGGGAACTACCTGAATAACAGCCAGCCTAAAACCAACAAGACAACTGGCTTCAAGATCAATTTCCTGACCGAG CTGAGCACAACGAAGACGGTGGATGGGAAGTCGACATTCCTGCACATTCTGGTCAAGTCGTTGTGTCATCACTTTCCCGATGTGCTAGATTTTTCCAAAGATCTCACCATGGTTCCTCTTGCAGCCAAAG TCAACCAAAGGACTATCACATCCGACGTGAATGACCTCCACGGAACCATCCAGAACATCCGCTCGGCCTGTCAGAAAATGCCCGCGACCGCTGAGGACCGCTTCGCCACTGTCATGAGC ACCTTTCTGGAAAACAGCCATCCGGCCGTGCAGTCTCTGGAGTCTCTCCAGCAGAGCTCTCTGGAGGAGTTTTCTCGCACGGCCTCCTACTTCGGGGAAGACGGCAAAAGCACAAACACGGAGGCCTTCTTTGGCATTTTTGCTGAATTCATCAACAAGTTTGAG TGGGTTCTCAGTGATCAGCAGGCAGCCGAGAACCCGAAGAGCCCGAGAAGTCCTCGAATGGCCTCCCCGCTTGCCTGGTAG